TTAGTATTTTTTCTCTCGTATCATCATCACAATTTCTCACAAAATCCCAATCCACTCGAGACACCTCCATATACTGATTTTTCAAACTATTTACAGTATAATTATATAATTGAACCAAAGTCTCTTTCAAATTGCAATTTGTGATATAAGTTTGCTGTATTATAAAAAAGACTAATAATGCAGTTTAGCTCACTATGTCTAAAAGTATTTTTATTTCTCATATTGCCTTTTTTCATAATTCCATTTACCCCAAAATTCATCTTCATTTACCATTGCTTGAAAAGGTGGATTAATAAACATGACAATTAGCTCAACAACTTTTCCAAAATCCAATTTATACTTCAAAATTTTATTACAAAAATTGTCCCATCGGTTTATAATTTCATTGTTATCAACTAATCTTTCAATAACTATAACAGAATCTGCTTTATAGGGTGTTTCTCTTTTAGAAAGTGTTTCATAAATTGCTTTTTGCAACTTTCGACCTTCGAATTCAAATGAATTTGCCAGTCGGTCTTGTTTCAAATCCGCTAATCGAATACAAAAGAAATCCACCTTTGAGTATTAATTTATCTGAATAGTTGCTCTGAGCCAATCTTCTAATAAACTCCTCTTGGCAAAACAAATTCAGTAGTTGTTGAAAAGGAACACCTTTTTGTTTCGCTTTGTTTTTAATTTTAGCTAACAGCGAAGCACTAGAATTAACCATTATAACCACTTCCCTATCTGTGACTGCACTTTTCTGGTAATATTAAATATTTTTGCGTATTCAAAGAGATGCCTTATGTTTTTTTTCGGATCTTTAATATAACGCATAATTGCATTTGAAAACACCTCTCGTTCAAGCTTACGTTCATAACGCATCACATCACATATCGTTCGATCTCTATCAAATATTGCTATATCCACTCCATCAACAACATATGTAACTTTTCCCACATTCAAGAATTTAGGTTCTTGATAATAAGGTTGAATAATAGGATAATCAATATCATATTGGCTCTTTTCGCTATTTCTATCAACTGCAATTTGCCAAGCAAATGGAATTCTATCTGTATATCCATAATGAAGTAGTGCGCTTTCCAAAAAAATTACAGCTTTTGGAAACAATCTAGAAATAATAACTTCCTCTGAGTTTATAGCATCCGCAAGTTCATAATATCCTTTTTTTATTTTTGAAAGTTCTCCTTGTTCAAGAAGCCTTTTTATCTCTCGGCTACTAAGCCCTAAGCTATTAAGTTCAGATGTCTTCAGAATACCACCATTTTTATTAAATTCTTTAACTATTTTTTCTATATCAATCATATCCGCACCTCATTATCCACATTGCATTTCCAATGCGTGTATTTAAGTGCAATTATACCACTTAAGCAAATAATTTTCAATCTTATTGTTCACGCCTCTATATTCAGAATACGAATGTCCGACCAAAGCAGAGAAGAACCAAAGTCTCTTTCAAATTGCAATTTGTGATATAAGTTTGCTGTGTTATAAAAAAGACTAATAATGCAGTTTAGCTCACTATGTCTAAAAGTATTTTTATGAATTTGTCTCTACCATATTTTTCATTCCACGGTGTATGTCCGCATTTTTCTATAGTATGAAGATTGTATTTTATATTGTGTCTATCAAATGGCTCTATTATACCTTCTAGTGGATGTGGATCTTCTATTCCGTGTATTATGTCTATTGGGCATTTTATATATTTTCCCATATCCAAGAGTGTATTGTCACTTCTAATA
This genomic stretch from Tissierellales bacterium harbors:
- a CDS encoding type IV toxin-antitoxin system AbiEi family antitoxin domain-containing protein; the protein is MIDIEKIVKEFNKNGGILKTSELNSLGLSSREIKRLLEQGELSKIKKGYYELADAINSEEVIISRLFPKAVIFLESALLHYGYTDRIPFAWQIAVDRNSEKSQYDIDYPIIQPYYQEPKFLNVGKVTYVVDGVDIAIFDRDRTICDVMRYERKLEREVFSNAIMRYIKDPKKNIRHLFEYAKIFNITRKVQSQIGKWL